Proteins co-encoded in one Erwinia sp. genomic window:
- the walK gene encoding Sensor protein kinase WalK (ID:JIFNMEKO_00545;~source:Prodigal:2.6), whose amino-acid sequence MIKWFSSRNVFSMLLLNTVISTGILVVVLVFSLQRVADEHPRRYLSITLFSNLVMDKTPEQLVNLNIDGVHLQIIPQDEMKSPEFAAYQSLLRMALRDPDGIGMIANGDHYMAAAHRDDHFIVLPQFGRSLSSQALSLIGWVIAAITFILLANFYSIHLITRPFIELRRGVKHADEGDLNYRIPLDRTYGEYRTLADSFNKMLHRLHHIHEARRHMLLAIPHEVRTPLARLKVRKDLVTDEPLRLAILGDIINVERILDAILYTEKTQSGEGEISLQKIELHKFFNEIVTEHQNGKNTIEIEITAPRPLFYSHPVMMAVLMRNLIGNALFYGRSQPITIAISEHQNGLQIAVIDRGIGIAADQLPFLTEPFWRADQSRQRESGGYGLGLYICKTIVEGLHGQLKIESIEGQGTTVSVTLPDAFTSPKAEDA is encoded by the coding sequence ATGATTAAATGGTTTTCTTCCCGAAACGTATTCTCCATGTTGTTACTCAATACAGTGATATCGACCGGGATACTGGTAGTAGTGTTAGTGTTTTCCTTACAACGCGTCGCCGATGAACACCCTCGCCGGTATTTATCCATCACGCTGTTCTCCAACCTCGTGATGGATAAAACCCCCGAACAGTTAGTGAATCTCAATATTGATGGTGTTCACTTACAGATTATTCCACAGGATGAAATGAAGTCCCCTGAATTTGCCGCTTACCAGTCTCTGCTGCGCATGGCCTTACGTGATCCTGATGGCATAGGGATGATTGCCAATGGCGACCATTATATGGCGGCAGCACACCGCGACGATCATTTCATCGTACTGCCGCAATTTGGCCGTTCGCTCTCCTCGCAGGCATTGAGTTTGATAGGCTGGGTCATTGCTGCCATCACTTTCATCTTACTGGCCAATTTCTACTCGATTCATCTGATTACCCGCCCCTTTATCGAATTACGCCGTGGGGTGAAACATGCCGATGAGGGTGATTTAAACTACCGTATTCCCCTTGATCGCACCTATGGCGAGTACCGCACTCTCGCTGACAGTTTCAATAAAATGTTGCATCGTCTGCACCATATTCATGAGGCCCGCCGGCACATGCTGCTGGCAATTCCTCACGAGGTGCGCACCCCACTGGCACGCTTAAAAGTCCGCAAAGATTTGGTAACTGATGAACCTCTTCGCCTGGCGATTCTCGGCGACATCATCAATGTCGAACGCATCCTCGACGCCATTCTCTACACCGAGAAAACGCAATCAGGAGAGGGAGAGATAAGTTTACAGAAAATTGAACTGCATAAATTTTTCAACGAGATCGTCACAGAGCATCAAAACGGTAAAAATACGATTGAAATCGAGATAACGGCGCCCCGGCCACTCTTTTATAGTCACCCGGTCATGATGGCGGTATTAATGCGTAATCTGATAGGCAACGCACTATTTTATGGCCGTTCACAGCCCATCACGATTGCTATCAGTGAACACCAGAATGGACTGCAGATTGCCGTGATTGACCGCGGTATAGGCATTGCCGCAGATCAACTGCCCTTCCTGACCGAACCATTCTGGCGGGCCGATCAGTCGAGGCAACGCGAATCAGGCGGCTACGGTCTTGGTCTGTATATCTGCAAGACCATCGTTGAGGGACTACACGGACAATTAAAGATTGAAAGCATTGAGGGCCAGGGAACGACTGTCTCCGTGACATTACCTGACGCCTTCACTTCACCGAAAGCGGAGGATGCATAA
- a CDS encoding hypothetical protein (ID:JIFNMEKO_00544;~source:Prodigal:2.6): MGPDGTVIARDVADYRALSLVEAVIALRRHPFGLQAPEEPLHRGIIPAVTPATHALLYPTAPQSLPVLTAGIVAALIAVEHHACWLTPKLPGHLQCFDREGRVRRRRYRPAHRFAGEQIQHCCQISPAFSRPDIRHIAAPDLIRRGNRELPVEMVRYFNVFVPAAFVFMRRDLATGDIQLFHQLTGQPSPESDALSADHRGDTSRASRATTGVPDFTDETPFNGTLSVRIPAIFTNVAITASVNTEQPAQWRYRVVRPQTVYYRELFRESDIKSAVAFFRISFSISRRCIRFLISLSSVCSGVRGSPGGVFPWRSIRNDFTRRLMAERLTFIALAASP, encoded by the coding sequence GTGGGGCCGGATGGCACTGTAATAGCCCGTGATGTAGCTGATTATCGCGCTCTGAGCCTCGTTGAAGCTGTTATAGCCCTTCGTCGGCACCCATTCGGTCTTCAGGCTCCGGAAGAACCGCTCCATCGGGGCATTATCCCAGCAGTTACCCCGGCGACTCATGCTCTGCTTTATCCGACAGCGCCACAGAGCCTGCCGGTACTGACGGCTGGTATAGTGGCTGCCCTGATCGCTGTGGAACATCACGCCTGTTGGCTTACCCCGAAGCTCCCAGGCCATCTGCAATGCTTTGACCGTGAGGGCCGAGTCCGGCGACGTCGATATCGCCCAGCCCACAGGTTTGCGGGCGAACAGATCCAGCACTGCTGCCAGATAAGCCCAGCATTTTCCCGTCCAGATATACGTCACATCGCCGCACCAGACCTGATCCGGCGCGGTAACCGCGAACTGCCGGTCGAGATGGTTCGGTATTTCAATGTGTTCGTTCCCGCCGCGTTTGTATTTATGCGCCGGGACCTGGCAACTGGCGATATCCAGCTCTTTCATCAGCTTACCGGCCAGCCATCGCCCGAGTCTGACGCCCTTAGCGCTGACCATCGTGGCGATACTTCTCGCGCCAGCAGAGCCACCACTGGCGTTCCAGACTTCACTGACGAGACTCCGTTTAACGGCACGCTCAGCGTCAGAATCCCTGCCATTTTTACGAATGTAGCGATAACTGCTTCGGTGAACACCGAACAGCCGGCACAATGGCGCTACCGGGTAGTGCGCCCTCAGACTGTCTATTATCGTGAACTGTTCAGGGAGTCCGACATCAAGAGCGCGGTAGCCTTTTTTAGGATTTCATTCTCTATTTCAAGGCGTTGCATCCGTTTTCTCATTTCCCTGAGTTCAGTCTGCTCAGGCGTCAGAGGCAGCCCCGGGGGCGTTTTCCCCTGGCGCTCCATACGTAACGATTTTACCCGGCGGTTGATGGCGGAGAGGCTGACGTTCATCGCCTTAGCCGCCTCGCCGTGA
- the ompR_1 gene encoding Transcriptional regulatory protein OmpR (ID:JIFNMEKO_00546;~source:Prodigal:2.6): protein MEVLLIDDDIELSSLLQQQMALYSINLIPCHTPSRALVLLHQQTFDVILLDIMLPEMSGFELCHRLRGELHQNQKTPLIMLTARNETVDMIAGLESGADDYVSKPFEPRELIARIVAVQRRNRANAPAAISSVPETVILGQHWLSLSLSQAWVTVNNLPLRLTSTEMHILAQLIRTPGKIFLRSEFDTPLLPNQHQIPRSIDALIYRMRSKIRDITGDEDFIYTVRAHGYMLRGVRCTAETKQRTEFND, encoded by the coding sequence GTGGAAGTATTACTGATCGATGATGATATTGAACTCTCCAGCCTTCTTCAGCAGCAGATGGCACTCTACAGTATTAATCTGATCCCATGCCACACCCCTTCACGGGCGTTGGTATTACTTCATCAACAGACGTTTGATGTGATCCTGTTAGATATCATGTTGCCTGAAATGAGTGGTTTTGAATTGTGTCATCGGTTACGTGGTGAGTTGCATCAAAATCAGAAAACACCACTGATTATGCTGACTGCGCGTAATGAAACCGTTGACATGATAGCGGGCCTGGAATCCGGCGCTGACGACTATGTAAGTAAACCGTTTGAACCGCGTGAATTGATAGCACGTATTGTGGCGGTACAACGGCGAAATCGTGCCAACGCACCTGCAGCAATATCCTCAGTACCCGAAACTGTCATCCTTGGGCAACATTGGTTATCGTTGAGCCTGTCGCAAGCCTGGGTAACTGTGAATAATCTTCCGCTAAGATTAACCTCTACCGAAATGCATATTCTGGCCCAGTTGATTCGAACACCGGGAAAAATTTTCCTGCGTAGCGAGTTTGATACCCCTCTTTTGCCCAACCAGCATCAGATTCCCCGCAGCATTGATGCTCTGATTTACCGCATGCGAAGTAAAATCCGTGATATTACCGGAGATGAGGATTTCATTTATACCGTTCGCGCTCATGGCTATATGCTGCGTGGAGTGCGATGTACTGCGGAAACGAAACAAAGGACAGAATTTAATGATTAA